GGTCGCGTGGCAATGGTCAAGGCTCGCTCGCAGCTCTGCTAACAGGCTTACTGATCGGCGCAACGAGACTTATCGGCGAGATCATCCACAAGCAATCGCCCCTAAGCGATGGCCTCTTGCGCACGATGGTCGAAATGAACTTCCTGCATTTCGCCACTTTCCTATTCATCATCTGTTCACTCGTCCTGGTTGCCGTCAGCCTGAGCACACCCGCGCCGAGCGCCGCATCCCTAAACGGCCTGACCTTTGCACACACCCCCAAGAGCATCCGCCTCGCGACCGACCCAGCAGCACACAACCGCAACGTTGTTCTTTCTATCGCACTCGTCATAACGTGCCTAATCCTCTGGGGCATCTTCTTCTAACTTCTGACACCGGTTCCCTATCACTGCTTACGGCAATGGGATCATAGGACAACGATCTTTATCATGAACACACTCCGCCACATGCCAATCCTCTTCATATTACTGATCGCGCAAGCGGCACTGGGTCCAGCGTCCACGCTGGTGGCAGCTCCCATCCATACCACCTACCTCTGGCACCTCGAACAGCCCATCTACTGGCCGGACCAATCTCCTTACGGCAACGGCTACCAAACCGCGCTTGAATCCATCTGGCAGCGCAACAGCGGTGCGCTTCATCCTGAAAATGATGTGAACCAGATCTTCACGCTCGCCGACCGTATTGCCGCATATCAGTATCGTCCCAAAGATGCGATAGACGTCATGTCCGGTGTGGATGCCGGCGCCCAGGTGACATTTTCCGGCGGTTTGATTCGCAATGTCGGTTCGCTCGGTGCGGCAAATTATGGCGGCTATTCTGCGAATTGGAACACGCATTTCCAAACCGCGCGCAACTGGAGCACCTCCGGTGGCCGTCCACGCATGGAGATGACCGTCATATCATATCATCACTCCTTCGCGCCGCTGATTGACAAGGAAGTTCTGAAGAAGGACATTCAAATCTATCAGCACGCCTACCCCTTCGTCTGGGGCGCGAACCCCGCGCAATCGCGCGGCTTCTTCCCACCTGAGATTGCCTATTCATCGCGCATTATTCCCGTCTTGCGCGATTGCAATCTTGATTGGACCTTTATCGCCTCTACACACCTCTCGCGGGCCTGCGCCAACTTCCCGTTGACGCTTGGCACCGGCGGCGAAAACTGTAATCCGCCCAACCCTGCCGATCAGCTCAACCCCGCGCAACCGAACTGGCGCACGCAATCCATCTCGCGTGGTTGTTCACCGACCGATGCTGTCCCGTTCGCCTTTCAACCGCATCGCGCGATCTACGTGGATGCACAGACCGGCGTCGCCGACACCATCATCGTCGTTCCCGTCGCCATGGCGATGAGTTGGCAGGACGGCTATCAACCTTACGGAACAAGTGACATCAACCAGATCGCCTCGTGGAATGATCCTAACGACCCAATGCTTATCACGCTCGGTCACGACGGCGACAACGCCTTCGGCGGCGGCTATTCCTACTACATGGAAAGTGTCCCGCAATTTACCTCGCAAGCCGTCGCGCAAGGCTACGAGCCGACCACCGTTCCCGAGTTTCTTGCCGATCATCCCGTGCCGTCAAGTGACATTGTGCACGTCGAAGACGGCGCGTGGATCAATGCCGACGGCGATTTCGGCGATCCCGATTTTCCCAACTGGCTCTGGCCGCCGTACAATTCATCAGGTCAAATTGACATCGAAAACGGTTGGGCTATTGACGCGCACAACTGGGCCGTCATCACTGCCGCCACCAACTACGTCTTAACTGCTGAAAATGTCGCTGGACCGTCCTACATTCCTGCGATTCAAGACCCGCGCACGAATGCACCTTCTACCCTCGATCTTGCCTGGCATTTTCTGCTCGGTTCATTGAACAGCGGCTACATGTACTACGGCAACACGCTTGATCTCGAGTTAAAACCCACCGTCGCTTGCAACGAAGCGGTTTCGCGCGCATCTCTCGCTATCGGCAACGCGCCTGACAACACATCGCCGACGATTTGGCCATTACAACAATGGCCGCACAACCCCGGCGCCATCGGCTTCGGGCCGTTGCATGGCTATCAGCAAGTCAACCTGTCGCGCGACTTCCGCGTCTGGACATTCATTTCCGATGTCAGTGGCATCGCCGCCTGCTCGCTCTACTATCGCCTCGATCTCGACGGCGCCAATCCGCTGTCATCCTTCCAAAATGAAACCTACTCCGGCGGCCCCGAAGTCACATCGTGGCGCGCCCGCGATATGCAAGGCCGCACATTCCCCGCCGGGAATCCCTACAACGATCCCGAAATTGATTTCGATGAGCTGCCCACCCACATCGCCGAGCAATACACCTATCACCTGACCGACAGCGAAGTCACCGATTCCGGCAACGTATTAGTCAGCTACTACGTCAAAGCGTGGGACAACGCGGGCAACCCAACATCCTCCGACATTCATCACACCTACGTCGGCAACGGCGAAGGCTCCGGCGGCGGTGGCAATCGCGTCTCGTGGACTCCGCAAGAACCCATCGGCGGCCAAACCGTCACGATCTATTACGACCTGACGCAAGGCACGTTACCGCAAAACACAAATCCAGTAAAGATTCACATCGGCCACTCGAATTGGCAAGGCGTGTTGAACCCCGATCCCAATATGACCTTCGATAACGATTCGCTCATGTGGCGCTACACCTACGCGATTCCCGCCAACGCCAACTCCGTGGACTTCGTTTTCACCGATGGCCTCGGCGCGTGGGACAACAACAGCGGCGCGGATTGGCACATCGTCGTCACACCTTCAAGCACTCCCGGTTTCGTCATGAACGGCGTGCTCGATAATGGCGCGCGTGAACTCGGCACCGACGGCACGATGCACCTCTGGGCCGACTACGACGGCGCGAATCTCTACGTCGCCACCGAAAACGCACAGAGCTCCGCACAAGACCGCTTCATCTTTGTCGCACAAACTCCCGGCGCACTGCAACCTGCGATGTGGTCCAAAGCCGGCCAAGTCGCGCAATGGAGCGCCTTCGTCGGCAATGAAGCCGACAACGGCTGGCGCGGCTGGTTTGATGCCAGCGGTACAACCGCGCTCGCATCGAGCGGCATCGTCGAAGGCACACTCCATCTCGCGCAAGAATTCGGCGCATCTCCCGATTCGCTTTACGTTGCGCTGGCCCGCTATCAGAATCCCAACAGCGGCACATTGCAAGGCCAACTTCCCGCAGCAGTGGTATCCAACGGCAACATCGAAGCCAGCGAGTGGTACATCTTGCATCTGAAACCCCGCGCCTTAACCATCGTACCCGACAACAGCAGCGTCGTCCTCCGCTGGCAAGGCAGCGCACTCGCTCAAAGCTACAGAATCTGGCGCGCCAACTCGATCAGCGAATCCCCCACGCTAATCGGCACCACCACCAACACCACGTTCACCGATTCACCGTCACAAACGACCGCGATCTACTACGTGGATATCCAGTTCTGACGTATCCCTTTATCCTTCATCCAATAATCTTTCCCCATGCCGCTCCCCGCCATGCTAAAACTCCTCGCTCTCGCTCTGCTCGCGCTGCTCTTCATCTTCGCTTGCAGCGCCTCATCCGAAGAGACCGCCGAAACTCCGCCCGATATGACGCCGCCCACGTGGTCGCGCAACGCCGTGATCTACGAAGTCAACGTGCGTCAATTCACCACTTCGGGCACATTCGCGGCCTTTTCCGAGCACCTCCCGCGCTTGCGTGAACTCGGCGTAGACATCTTGTGGTTCATGCCCATTCATCCCATCGGCGAGTTGAACCGCAAAGGCACGCTCGGCAGCTACTACTCCGTGCGCGACTATCGCGCCGTCAATCCGGAGTTCGGCTCGATGGATGAGTGGAAAGCGCTCGTCAATCAGGCGCACGCGCTGGGCTTCAAAGTCATCATTGACTGGGTCGCCAATCACACCGCGTGGGACAACCATCTCACCACCGATCATCCCGACTGGTATTCGCGCGACGAGCACGGCAACTTCGTCCCGCCGGTCCCCGATTGGTCCGACGTGATTGATCTGAACTACGACAACCAAGATATGCGCGCGTGGATGATCGAGTCGCTGAAATTCTGGATTCAGGAAACCGACATCGACGGCTACCGCTGCGACGTCGCGGGCATGGTCCCGCTCGATTTCTGGGAAGATGCCGCCCGCGAACTCTTGCCGATGAAGTCTGTCTTCCTGCTCGCCGAGCACGAAGCCTCCGAATATCACTCCGCCTTCCATGCCACCTACGGCTGGGAACTCTTCCACAAGAGCGTTGATGTCGCGCAAGGCACACGTCAAGTGTCCGATCTCTTCAACTACTTCGCACAAAACGCCGCGCGCTATCCCGCCGAGGCGTATCGCATGTATTTCACCAGCAACCACGACGAGAATACCTGGAACGGCACCGAGTTCGAGCGTTTCCAGAATGCCGCGCGTCCCTTCGCCGTGATGGCCTTCACAGCTCCCGGCTTCCCGCTGGTCTACAATGGTCAGGAAGCCGGCTTCAACCGCCGCTTGCTGTTCTTCGACAAGGACTCGATTGATTGGGTAGCCAATGACTTCGCCGATTTCTACCAGAAGTTGATTGACCTGAAACACCGCCACCCCGCGTTACGCAACGGCGCACAAGGCGCACCCATCACACAAATCGTCACAACGGGTTCACCCAGCGCCTTCTGCTACAAACGCGAACAGGACAACGCTCGCATCGTTGTCCTGATCAATCCCATTCAAACCGGCATCAACTTCGCGCTGAACGACGCAACTCTCGCCGGCCAATACCGCGAAGTCCTGTCCGGCGACACCGTAAACCTCACCGGCGCCGAGACTTTCACCCTTCCCAGCGGCACCGCCAAAGTATTCGAGAAAATCTGATTCCCTTCTGCTCTCCCCCCGGTCATTCCCGCGGCGGCACCCGCTGCGGGTGCCCCGAACACCGGGCCCAGACGTGAAGATTGAACCTGTCATTCTGAACGTAAACAAAGTAACCTAGGTCGGGCCTCCGCCCGACACTCCCGTCCACACGTTCCCGCGGCGGCACCCGCTGCGGGTGCCCCGAACACCAAGCGCTATCAAGCACCAAGAAGCCCCGAACCAATAGGTCCGGGGCTTCCCGCGGCGGCACCCGCTGCGGGTGCCCCGAACACCGGGCCCAGACGTGAAGTTTGATCCTGTCAGCAGTAGATGATGTCCGTGCCGCAGGTGCGTACCGCGTCCTCTGGGACGGCAAGAATGCTGCCGGACTGACCGTGGCATCCGGTGTCTACATCTACCAAATCAAAACACCGAACTTCACGGACGCTAAGAAGATGATGCTGATAAGGTAAATCGCTTGGACGCACTACTGCGTAAAATAGGCTACCATGGGAAGGTTGCCTGGTTCATAACGATCCAGGTGCCCTCCCATGGGCTAGGCACGTCGTGCAACAATATTCAACCGGACCAATACACCACATGCGCAACGATTTCTTGCCACTTAAGAGCGAGTGTAGCTTTAACGAGCATTCTGCAGACCAACCGTCAGGAGTGACATGAACAGGTTGAACAGCACAGCAACAACGCGAATCTCATCCGGAGTTCAGACCATCTTGATACGGGTGGGCTTCGCGGTTTTGTTCTTAGTACAAACCGTAGCATTTGGACAATGGACGGAACCAGTGCTGATGCGGCCGCCAATCAATGTTGATCCGCCAGGAAGTTATTACTATTCAACAATTTCGGCCGATGGTCAAGTCCTTTGCATGACGATTTACCAAAGGGCACCTAACGATGATGATGTTTACATTTCCGAGCGGATTAACGATTCGACATGGACAACTCCGGTCAATGCCGGGCCAAACGTGAATAATGAGGGCCGGAATCTTAGCCCCTCGATCCGTCCGACCGCCAACGCCTCTACTTTGTTTCCTACCATGAAGGTTCCTACGACATATTTGTGTCACATCGAACCGGACCGGACTGGGATGACTGGTCCCCGAAAGAACAGCTACCTGAGCCAATCAATCGCGGGCGTGAATTCACGGGGCAGATATCCTTTGATGATTCAACCCTTGTCTTTACATCAACAGGACAGCCCGGGATGCATGAAGGCGGAGACGCGGCCTTCACGAGCCGCTTACAGCCGGATGGCTCATGGTCAGAACCCGAAGAAATCGCTTTTCATTTGTACGATCCAAGCGGTTTTGTCTCACCATGTTTGACCATGAACGGAGAAGTTTTTGTATATGGTCAACGATGGGGACATAACAATCCTGAGATTTCTATGCCATGCGCACGGACTCAGGTTTTTAGCGCAGCAATTCGCTGCGACTCCACTATCAATACGGAATGGTGGGATTCCGGACCAAGCTGTCCTGCAGATGGATCTATCTTGATTCTTGATAGCCGTCGCAATCCACCAAAGGGCAGCTCGGCTTTACGAGGCCCGGCGAGTGTTCACGAATACAGATGAGCCAAGTAGAGGATCGAGCCCTATACCTACCATTCGGGTTTCCCCGTCATTTGGGAGTTTTGGAACAGTGTTTGAAATTGCACTACCCCTCACGTCTTGCCGGCTCAGAAATTAGGATTTACAATATTAGCGGCCAATAATTGAAAGCCTGCATGGCAAATAGACAAGACCAAACTATATTTTCATGGAAAGGCGGAATTATGCGAAGGTTAACTTGTCATCCGGCATTCTACTTCATTCATGCGCGCAATAAACACAATCAGGAGTTGGCAAAGTCTTATTGTTGCGCTAAGAGTTGCTTGGTTTTAATTCTATGGATCATACTGTTGCCGCAGTTGAACGTCGCAACCGCCCAAATGAATTTTACGTGTGGAACGCCCGATACTGCGATCCCTTTGCTGGATTACCAGACATTGCCGACACGAGGACTTAAAAGCATGCATGGTTTGGGCTGGAGTTTGGGATTCGGTGAACAATGTCGGACTCCATCCGAGTCAAGATACAGTTTATAGAACTCCTTGCAGAAGCGCCCACATGGTATTCAAGTTTCTCGATCCCAGTTGCAATATAGCCTTGTGAACTGGGTAGAAACAGTCACACGGCCAGCTTGTTCTGTTCGCGGCGGCACCCGCGCAGGTGCCCCAAACTCCGGGCGCATAGGAGAGTAAACCGAATCAGAGCCCTCAACTGCCGTTACAACACCCGGTCTCACAGTTCAAAACAAAAAGCCCCGAACCAAAATGGTCCGGGGCTTTTCTTCTCTCCCCCCGCGATGCGCGGGGGGATAAAGGGGGGTCAAGTTCTCGAACACATCCGCCAAACGCCACGCGCCAGCGGCATTGTGCCCCGCTTTCAAGCGGGCGCGCCAGCGGCAATGTGCCCCGCGTTCAAGCGGGCGCCACCGGCAACGTTGCCCACTTTTCAAGTGGGTTACGCCGGGCGATTGAACTCGAGTTCGAGCGTGATTTCCACGTCGTCACCCACCACCACACCGCCCGCATCGAGCGTCTTATTCCAGCTCACG
This DNA window, taken from bacterium, encodes the following:
- a CDS encoding alpha-amylase; its protein translation is MLKLLALALLALLFIFACSASSEETAETPPDMTPPTWSRNAVIYEVNVRQFTTSGTFAAFSEHLPRLRELGVDILWFMPIHPIGELNRKGTLGSYYSVRDYRAVNPEFGSMDEWKALVNQAHALGFKVIIDWVANHTAWDNHLTTDHPDWYSRDEHGNFVPPVPDWSDVIDLNYDNQDMRAWMIESLKFWIQETDIDGYRCDVAGMVPLDFWEDAARELLPMKSVFLLAEHEASEYHSAFHATYGWELFHKSVDVAQGTRQVSDLFNYFAQNAARYPAEAYRMYFTSNHDENTWNGTEFERFQNAARPFAVMAFTAPGFPLVYNGQEAGFNRRLLFFDKDSIDWVANDFADFYQKLIDLKHRHPALRNGAQGAPITQIVTTGSPSAFCYKREQDNARIVVLINPIQTGINFALNDATLAGQYREVLSGDTVNLTGAETFTLPSGTAKVFEKI